A window of the Gossypium hirsutum isolate 1008001.06 chromosome A05, Gossypium_hirsutum_v2.1, whole genome shotgun sequence genome harbors these coding sequences:
- the LOC107959083 gene encoding 60S ribosomal protein L23A: MAPKVEKKADPKAQALKAAKAVKSGATFKKAAKKIRTKVTFHRPKTLKKDRNPKYPRISAPPRNKLDHYQILKFPLTTESAMKKIEDNNTLVFIVDIRADKKKIKDAVKKMYDIQAKKVNTLIRPDGTKKAYVRLTPDYDALDVANKIGII; the protein is encoded by the exons ATGGCTCCCAAAG TTGAGAAGAAGGCAGATCCAAAGGCACAGGCCTTGAAGGCTGCGAAGGCTGTGAAATCTGGGGCCACTTTTAAGAAGGCGGCAAAGAAGATCCGAACAAAAGTTACATTCCACAGGCCAAAGACCTTGAAGAAGGATAGGAACCCTAAGTATCCACGCATTAGTGCTCCACCGAGAAACAAACTTGATCATTATCAGATTCTCAAGTTTCCCCTCACAACTGAGTCAGCTATGAAGAAGATTGAAGACAACAATACCTTGGTTTTCATTGTTGATATTCGTGCagacaagaagaagataaagGATGCTGTCAAGAAGATGTATGACATTCAGGCCAAGAAAGTGAACACCTTGATCAG GCCTGATGGTACAAAGAAGGCATATGTTAGGTTAACACCCGACTATGACGCATTGGATGTGGCAAACAAAATTGGTATTATCTAA